One stretch of Euphorbia lathyris chromosome 7, ddEupLath1.1, whole genome shotgun sequence DNA includes these proteins:
- the LOC136235117 gene encoding phosphatidate phosphatase PAH2-like, producing MYAVERLGSYITRGVYTVSGPFHPFGGAVDIIVVEQPDGSFKSSPWYIKFGKFQGVLKAREKEVTINVNGTDANFHMFLDPRGEAHFLREVEGGEGESVSYVSYSSDDMDDQSQESRRIIKSKSCSYDGSESNSVIQFDESNGKIVAVTNSQQSRISRFMFGQRSMVGDVYRKGDDNVGVRRMSSLESAEIAADLVETFMLDEADLAKTLVQISEISRSIDEPRLKNADEDENAKDVTAAVTCSNSQIADVEACPEKKFDKNLASDERDAVLSSIDIPQEKNALSRVQSSIYCETSRSLIMGSDGLQDQSEEMLYLANGGSGDSHFCVETLHTTTKPLTEDTGNHQTGDLGLEGKHNGRSDISSHQTNPSSPSIHGHGRVDLGLPVTVTTSYTQMVCITPAIGSTEVKSKGASSISCISNSVDQIQDEVYSGDKVARNKLLESVDDSGELTEDCSLTKAAKVPLSESSEEDQFFFSDIDDCEPGENQGEPIFPDAVDKENSVQMNGSQNFESLTENSKVFSSPICIPRRHADPGAEVARQTESLPNMWSDTRQAESLPNMWSDIDNLGTKKVHHPLSHSLELDSNSLELNYKNSATGNENQSPQGDFNKEDTQASEGIKDGVNNPAVGDPSKAIDATSGSWSLWPFPFRSSKSKKTMQPTLNDTQKSDAGNVSASSLATDNDKNDVKDMKKIVKANTPTSEELASLNLKEGSNAVTFTFSTAMLGKQKVDARIYLWKWNTRIVISDVDGTITKSDVLGQFMPLVGIDWSQTGVVHLFSAIKDNGYQFLYLSARSISQAYITRQFLVNLKQDGKALPDGPVVISPDGLFPSLFREVIRRAPHEFKIACLEDIKALFPPDCSPFYAGFGNRDTDEISYLKVGIPKGKIFIINPKGEVAVNRLVNTRSYTSLHALLHGMFPVMKSHEQEDYNSWNFWKLPPPHLDF from the exons ATGTATGCTGTAGAGAGGCTAGGAAGCTATATAACCAGAGGTGTATACACTGTCTCTGGTCCCTTTCACCCGTTTGGCGGAGCTGTGGATATCATTGTGGTGGAGCAGCCTGATGGGAGCTTCAAATCCTCACCTTGGTACATAAAGTTTGGGAAATTTCAAGGGGTTTTGAAGGCAAGAGAGAAGGAAGTTACAATAAATGTTAATGGAACTGATGCGAATTTCCACATGTTTCTTGATCCAAGAGGAGAAGCTCACTTTCTGAGAGAGGTAGAAGGAGGAGAAGGGGAATCTGTATCTTATGTTTCATATTCCAGTGATGATATGGATGATCAGTCTCAGGAAAGTAGGAGGATAATAAAGTCCAAAAGTTGCAGTTATGATGGCAGTGAGTCAAATTCAGTTATACAATTTGATGAAAGTAATGGGAAAATTGTGGCTGTGACTAATTCCCAGCAGTCAAGGATATCTCGGTTTATGTTTGGACAGAGGTCAATGGTGGGGGATGTTTATCGAAAGGGAGATGATAATGTTGGAGTTAGAAGAATGAGTTCATTGGAGAGTGCAGAGATTGCAGCTGACCTTGTTGAAACTTTCATGTTAGATGAGGCTGATCTGGCAAAAACATTGGTGCAGATATCTGAAATTTCAAGAAGCATTGATGAACCTCGTTTAAAAAATGCTGATGAAGATGAGAATGCCAAGGATGTAACTGCTGCAGTCACTTGTTCTAATTCACAAATTGCAGATGTTGAAGCATGTCCTGAGAAGAAGTTTGATAAAAATCTGGCTTCTGATGAAAGAGATGCTGTATTGTCAAGTATTGACATCCCTCAGGAGAAGAATGCGCTGAGTAGAGTTCAGTCCTCCATTTATTGTGAGACATCTAGGAGTTTGATAATGGGGTCGGATGGTCTGCAAGATCAGTCCGAGGAAATGCTGTACCTTGCTAATGGAGGATCTGGGGACAGTCATTTTTGTGTCGAAACTTTGCATACCACAACAAAGCCACTAACTGAG GATACAGGTAACCATCAAACGGGAGATTTAGGGTTGGAGGGAAAACATAATGGGCGTTCTGATATCTCTTCTCACCAAACAAATCCATCTTCCCCATCTATACATGGGCATGGTAGAGTGGATCTTGGACTGCCAGTAACAGTGACAACATCTTATACTCAAATGGTTTGTATTACCCCTGCAATAGGTTCAACTGAAGTCAAGTCGAAAGGTGCCAGCTCCATTTCTTGTATTAGCAACTCAGTTGATCAAATTCAAGATGAAGTATATAGTGGGGATAAGGTTGCTAGAAACAAGCTTCTGGAGTCAGTTGATGATTCAGGGGAACTTACAGAAGATTGTAGTCTTACAAAAGCAGCCAAAGTTCCTCTATCGGAGAGTTCAGAGGAAGACCAGTTCTTCTTTAGTGATATTGATGATTGTGAGCCTGGAGAAAATCAGGGTGAGCCAATTTTTCCGGATGCTGTTGATAAAGAAAACTCTGTTCAAATGAATGGATCACAAAATTTTGAAAGCTTGACAGAAAATTCGAAAGTATTTTCAAGCCCCATCTGTATTCCTAGACGCCATGCTGACCCTGGTGCAGAAGTTGCACGACAGACAGAATCATTACCCAATATGTGGTCTGACACACGACAGGCAGAATCATTACCCAATATGTGGTCTGACATTGATAATCTTGGTACGAAGAAAGTGCATCATCCTCTAAGCCACTCACTGGAATTGGATTCGAATTCCTTGGAGCTGAATTATAAAAATTCAGCTACAGGGAATGAAAACCAGTCACCGCagggtgattttaataaggAAGATACTCAAGCTTCCGAAGGTATCAAAGATGGTGTTAACAATCCTGCTGTTG GTGATCCATCAAAAGCCATTGATGCTACTAGTGGAAGCTGGAGTCTTTGGCCTTTCCCTTTTAGAAGTTCAAAGTCCAAGAAGACCATGCAGCCAACTCTAAATGATACTCAAAAATCTGATGCTGGGAACGTTTCAGCCAGCAGTCTTGCCACAGATAACGATAAAAATGATGTCAAGGACATGAAGAAGATAGTAAAGGCAAATACTCCAACATCTGAAGAGCTGGCATCCTTGAATCTGAAGGAAGGGAGTAATGCAGTGACGTTCACATTCTCCACTGCTATGCTGGGAAAACAGAAG GTTGATGCTAGAATTTATTTATGGAAATGGAACACTCGCATAGTGATCTCTGATGTTGATGGGACAATAACGAA ATCAGATGTTCTAGGGCAGTTCATGCCTTTGGTTGGCATAGATTGGTCACAAACTGGAGTTGTACATTTATTTTCAGCTATTAAG GACAATGGGTATCAATTTCTCTACTTGAGTGCACGCTCAATTTCTCAAGCTTACATTACTAGGCAATTCCTAGTTAATCTCAAACAG GATGGAAAGGCTTTACCAGATGGTCCTGTTGTTATATCACCTGATGGGCTCTTTCCTTCTCTATTTCGTGAAG TCATCAGAAGAGCGCCTCATGAATTCAAGATTGCATGCCTCGAG GATATCAAGGCATTGTTTCCTCCTGATTGCAGCCCGTTCTATGCTGGTTTTGGCAATAGGGATACTGATGAGATTAGCTACCTTAAAGTTGGAATACCAAAGGGAAAAATTTTCATTATTAACCCCAAG GGTGAGGTTGCTGTGAATAGATTAGTCAACACAAGATCATACACTTCGCTTCATGCCCTTCTGCATGGCATGTTCCCAGTCATGAAGTCACATGAGCAG GAGGATTATAACTCGTGGAATTTCTGGAAGTTGCCACCTCCACATCTTGACTTTTGA